GTATCCACCGGTTCCTCTTTTtgaatctcctttttaaaaaaatgggactAAATGTtcaattttgtcaaatgccttcTTAGCACATattcttatctttctcttttgATCTGTTACTGTGATGAATCAAGTTAATCAATTTCCAAGTATTGAACGTGCTGGCGTCTTGGAAGAAACccacatgaataaaaatatcatgttcatGATTTCTAAAACTGTTTACATTCTGTTTGCTAATATTTACTTAGAAATTTTAGACTGATTGCCTTAAATACGATTGGtctatagtttctttttaaaagcaacttTTATCAAGTTTCATTGTAAATgttattcttaaaattaattttgaagttGTCTTTCTGTGTTGCAGAATAATTAAAAAAGCATCAAAATTTTTGATCTTTAAGGTTTGGTAGAAGTCAGCAAGACTTATGGCCTATGGAGTAAAGAGGGTAAAAATTGGACAATTTCttctataaaaattatatgttaGAATTtctaagggctggtgttgtggtgtagtgggttgagcctctgcctgtgatgtcgtcatcccatgtgggtgctatatggagtcctggctgctctgcttccaatccagcttcctgctaatacacttgggagggcagtggagggtggcccaagcacttgtgcccctcacccatgtgggggacccaaaagaagctcctggctgcagcatgGCTCAGCCACAGTTGTTgcttccatctggggagtgaaccagcagattggagatatctttctctctctgtctctccctctctctctaattctgcctttcaaataaataaaaagtaaatcttattttttaaagaatttacatctTCACGGGGCTAGTTTTTGGTAAATTATAATTTCCTAGGAAAATGTTCTTAGCATTCAAATTTGTTTATAGAGTTATACAAAGTTTtcctctaaaatttaaaaatttcccttttttcattttttctaattttatatgtatatgatttcagttatttaatggtttgtttttaaaatttttttatccaatgaagtatgtatttattcatttagttgttctgtttctttaactcaatgtttttaattcctgttttctgatttcccttaattttttattcttttcccaaCTTTGACCAATATGCTCAagtcaattatttttattcttttttagtcATATTATCATATtactatttaatttcttattttatccCATGGGTTCCAATAGGTTTTCATTACTGTTGTCCTTAGAACTCCTAGTTTTCACTAGCTTTTCTTTGACACAAGTTGCTTAGgagtttttaaatttccaaaaaatgtggcttttttcccctcattttgtttaaacttccattttatttgtctcttatttttagattttgagcacattttatttacttatttttatttccctgcaTATAATTTCCTTAACCCCAGACAATAGCTATTTGCTGCATCCATGAGCCATGATAGCAGTGACAACTTAGAGCTTTTCCCCTCACCTCTGTCCCGTTCCCCACCGTAAGCCAACAGTGTTCTCTTTCTTAATATTCATCTTTGTGCTGTCAAACATGCTTTCACTTCTGACTTGATTTGTCAGCCTTAAATAATATCCCTGACTCTTAGCTGTTGTAGACAAGCAGTCCATGTACTTATTTTCCCTCCCATCAGGGTGGTCTTCCTACAACTCAAAGACTTCCTTCATCTGCGCGTTTCCTTCAAACATAGCATTTCTGTGGGTTTCTCCATGCAGCCGcaactttctctctccccaaagcAAACCGGGCTCGGGAGGATTCTGAGCCTCTCTTGTATTCCCtgaccctgcctcccagggcgacCCTCTCATGTTCACGAGCTGGGTTTTGCAGCCACTTTCTGAGCTCTGCTATGACTGGATCCTCCTTAACaccttctctgtcttctttctctcccaaCACTTGTACGCCTAGCTCTGTTTGATCCCAGCCCTGTCCTTAGGAGTTTCTTCCCCAACTTTTGCACTTCCCACTGGGCTCCTGTTCTCCACAGTTTCTATTTTTGCAGGTCTTTCTGGGAGGTCACTGATACATCCCTTGGTGCTGCAGGCTCTCTCCTACGGTTTCCTGGCCTTCTTCTCTGAGCTTAGTCCAGTCTTTGGTCATCACTGTATGAATTTTGGAGTTTGTTTTCTCTATGTCTCCTGGTTGAACTGATTAAAAAGTTTCCAGGATTTAGTCCCCCTTGTCATTCTGGTTTCTAGgagaaaaaagatatttgaatCTAAACTGTGGCCAGGTTCACTCTGGGAGTCCCTTCTGGTTTTTCACCCGTTTACAAGGGAATTCTCATGTATCTCACTGACAACATTAGTGAGGCATTCAGCATTGTCtgaatcatattttaaaacacttaGGGGGACAAAGTTGAtccattataattttaaataaattaactgTATTTTAAGTGTAGCAATATGAAATCCTTTTGCTGCAATAGAGGGAATTAAAGATATTCCTTGACTTAGGATGGGATTACATGCTGATAAGCCATCATAAGGTGAAAACATACTAAATTGTAGATGCATTTAAACCTGTACACCTAACCTGCCACACACCCTAGCTTAGCCCAGTCTGTATTTAATGTGCACAGAATACTTACATTAGCCTATAGTTGGGGAAAGTCATCTAATACACAACCTATTTTACGATAAAGTATAAATTTATCAAGTAATTTATTGAAGACCcatataaaaaaaaacccacaacccaGTGGCACACAGCACACTGAGTgtgggctgctcctcttgtgattgccaggctgactgggagctgtgcTCGCTGCTGCCGCCCAGCACCACCAGAGAGGATTGCGCTGTATAGCCCTAGGCCAGGAGAAGAGCAGATTCAGTGTGCCCAGTCAAGGGTCTACTGATTGTGTACTGCACCTGTTTTTTGATTTCTAGAATGAACAACCTAATTCTACTTGTATACTCTTCTCTGTGCAAATGGTCAATCTTGTTCTTTGGGCTTTTTCctcacatcattttttttttttttctgccaggcagagtggacagtgagagagagagacagagagaaaggtcttcctttttccattggttcaccccccaatggctgctgcagctggcatgctgcagccggagcaccacgctgatccgaagccaggagccaggtgcttctcctggtctcccatgcggatgcagggcccaagtacttgggccatcctccactgcactcccgggccacagcagagagctggcctggaagaggggcaacctggaaagaatccggcgccccgaccgggactagaatctggtgtgccggcgccgcaaggcggaggattagcctagtgagctgcagcgccggcattatttcattattttgtcaTCTAATTCTGAATATAAATGCAAGATATAAGAGATTTTGTTTAGAAGTTTTAGCAAAAAGTTTTCTACTAATGGCAAtgtacaagttcttttttttttttttttttttttttttttttttttgacaggcagagtggacagtgagagagagagacagagagagaaaggtcttcctttgccgttggttcaccctccaatggccgccgctgcagccggcgcaccgcgctgatcctggcaggagccaggagccaggtgcttttcctggtctcccatggggtgcagggcccaagcacctgggccatcctccactgcactccctggccatagcagagagctggcctggaagaggggcaaccgggacagaatccggcgccccaaccgggactagaacccggtgtgccggcgccgcaaggtggaggattagcctattgagccacggcgccggctccaatgTACAAGTTCTAATTTTACCTCAGTCTGTGGATTTTATGTGTGAAGGTCATTACAAATACATTCTCGAGAGGAATAggaacaaattaatttttttacagcTTTTAACTGGGGCGGGCATTTACTGAAGCAGTGAAGACTCCAGGTAACatgcctgaatcccacatcaCATATCTGGCTCAGACTCCCAGCCCAGGTCCCAACTCTGGCTTTccgctaatgcagagcctgggaggcagatgactTACGTAACTGGGAGgcccggactgagttcccagctcccaactaccttgtgcaggcatttggggggagtgaatcaacagatgggagcattctctctcgctctcttttttcaTCCTCCCAATCCCTCGAATTTaagaaagaaagcatttaaaaaaatattttactgatcTGGTATATAACCTGATTTGTAAGTGATCTGTTAATAGTTTGGATGTAGGTGGTAGAGATGGACCATATGGTGTGAATTTCAGAAAATTGTAGCATTTCTGCAATGGAATCCTGTtttagacaaaatatttttatcaataacAAATTtgaatatatggaatatatatgtTATTTATCAACAAATTTGAACATATGGAATAGTTCAAATAAGCACTGGACCTATGGAGAGAAAACTATATAAAGTATGAGGTAAGTTAGCAACAACACTAAACACGTAGCTTTTGCCATTTGTCAAAGAAAAGGCATTTGAGACTCAAGTTTgcagtaactttattttttttttttaaaaaatccatgctaCGAATATGTTTTCTTCTACATCTCCACTTCCTTAAAAGTAGatagaaataaagacaaaagctTATCTTGAAACGGGTCGGGAGTCAGGTGAACTCCGTGGTTAAGGATTTAAGGTCCACCAGCAGGCGGTCCGCACTGGGCCTCTGCAAAGCACTGGCCCTCCAGCCGCTCTCAATGATGTCCCCAAGCCTTTGTCCGGGCACAGTGTCCCTGAAGACAGCCGCACAGAGAGACGGGCGGAGGTTGTAGGCCACCACTGCGTACAGCACGTACTGACGCTCCCCGGAGTAGGGCACCTCCTTGGTGGCCATCTGCCAGAGCGTGATGGCAAAAGAGTAGATGTCGGCCTTGGGCGTGGCAGCCTCTCCTTTCAGGATCTCGGGGGCTCTGTGCGTGTATGTGCCTCCCAGGTGGTAAGGGGGACAGCACCTCTGATCTTCCAGCCTCTCCGAACAACCGAAATCACCAATCTTACAGACATCTCGCTCGCTGATCAAAATGTTCGCGGGCTTCAGGTCCAGGTGCACAATGCTTTGTGAGTGAAGGAAAAGCAGACCGTTGACGACATCTAGGGAGTACTGCAGACACTTGCCCAAACTTAACTGCTCCCCAGTGCCATGGTGGGGCGCCTCCGACTCCTCcgcagccaggccaggagccccgTAGATGACTTGGTGCAATGTGACGTCGCCGCCAAACTCCATGATGATGGTCCCTAGGCTGTTAGAGCCTGCGGGCGTGCGCGTGCTGGCAGCCACCACTCGCACGATGTTGTCATGGCGTAGCCTTGCAATGTTCAGCTCAGCCCAGAAACTCCGCTGGGATGCTCGTAGGTTCTTGGTGCACCTGTTCACTTGCTTTATGGCCACAGGGACGCCACGGTAAGTCGCCTTGTACACAGAGCCAAACCCTCCGGCTCCCAACCTCCGTAGCAAGCACACCTGCTCCCAGTCGATGGAGCACCAGGCCAGACGGCGAGGCAGCCGAGGGGCCCGAGGAGGAGTGGCCCCCAGGAAGAGCTTCCCCGTCTTCCCGGGGAGCTCCGAAGGACTGCTGCACGGCCGCGAGTCCACCGACGGGGACAACTCGCTGGCAGCAAGGCAGCGGCGCAGGACGAGAGGCGAGGGCATGGTACGCGCTCCCTAAAGAGAGCCCCAGGCCAAGGTGAGTGTAAAGATCAGGAAAAACCGCAGGAGTTCGGAAACATGAAGGACCACTCCTTCACACCACCCcattcctttttctcctcttccttcgtCTTCTCCAAATGAGCTACATCTGCGCTTCTCGCTCAGCAAGGGTCTATCAGATGCCGGGCAGGCAGAGAGTTTTTCCTTCCACACTTAAAGTGAATTCTCGTCAAAATAAGCTCTCCTCGGATAAACAGCACTAGTTTGTCCCAAAACTCACCCTACTTACACAGCGATCTTTCATAggaagaggctttttttttttttttcaactctggTCCAATGCACGTTCTTGGACCAAAGAGATCACAAAAATACGATGTAATTGTTTCACACTTTGCAGGCTATAATGATTGTGAGGGTTACTCTCCAGCTGCATTAAATCACTTCCAGCAGTTATTGGCTGCAAGAGTTGAGCAAGGAACAGCAGAGGTTTGTTTAACCTGTTTCAGAGATAATTAGGTGCAACATTCATGTAGCTAACTAAATTGCAACCTTAAAGGAATCACTCCAAATAGAAACACACAGAGGTCAAAACACGTACCTCCTCGATTCATCAAGGAaaagaattctctgtctctccattcagCTTACACAGCAGATTAGCAAGACTCCTTAACGTCACATTGACTTCCTAACCATCCTTCCTTTCCACAGCAATTGGATTCACCTGGCAAACTCACACATAAGACTCGGCAGCAAATGAGCTGAAGTACTGAAGCGGAATTAGGGGAGAGGGAAAAGCAAAAGTGATTCTGAGCCATGGTCAGAGCTTTAAATAATCACAGAGATGGGGGAATTATAGAAgtggaaaaatctgaaaaaataaaaatggcacaAGAAACcatgaattctttctttctgGTTCTTATAACACAAATTAACATTCacatctttggaaaaaaagaacGATATTaccccatttgttgaagacacctAATAATGTAGCATCTACATTTGTAAATACTCGAATGGTAACGTTTCCATATTTTAAAGCATCAATAAACACATAGGTGACTCAGAAACACATTTTAATGACAGTTATATGCTTCTGAAGTATACTGGTTCTGAGAAGTAAGTAAATACAAACCACTGACATAAGCAATTTGATGTCTGTGGGGtcctagaaaagaaaaaggatttccATTCTATGCTCCCTGTGTGGCTTAGCATGCAATCCTGTGTATAATAGTTAACCTGTTTGAGCCTCAATATTTTCATGTAGGAAActaggagggctggcactgtggcgtagtgggtaaagccaccacctgctttgccaacatcccatatggacacaggttcgagtcccagctgctcctcttccgaaccagctctctgctatggcttgggaaagcaataaaggttggcccaagtccttgggcccctgcaccttcataggagacctggaggaggctcctggctccggcttccgattgacatggccatttggggagtgaaccactggatggaggacctctctctgcctctgcctctgcctctctgtaactgcctttcaaataaataaagaaaaaagaaaaagaaattaagctaGGGATTGGCATTTGGTACACATCCTTTGGGATGTGCTTCATCTGATacaggagtgcctgagttccagtccccccctcatttttttttaaagatttatttatttgacaggcagagatgcagaggcagagagagagagagaaagagagagagagaaatatgtcttccatccaccttccattcactggttcactccccaaatggccgcaatggccagagctgggctgatttgaagccaggagcttcctctgggtctcccatgcaggtacaggggcccaaggacctggatcatattctactgctttcccaagccatagtagagatctgggtcagaagtggagcagccaagactccaactggcacccatatggaatgccggcactgcagacggcagcttcacctgctatgccacagtgccgccccccctccccccttctgaacagcagcttcctgctaatgtgcactttgggaggcagcagtgatggctcaaattcttgcgtccctgtcatctacatgggagatgcagatgacttcaaggttcctgactttggtctggtccagtcctgttaattgcaggcatttggtggaaTGGAaccatgaatggaagatctcttttctcctGTCTGCctctatccctgtctctgtctctctgcgtgtcaaataaataaaaataaaatgtaaaaagaaattaggataataataattaaaggaatcactattttggaaaaaaaagtagagcaatctgtggggagcaattcggactatactgttactggaattaagatttattctatgcatctgctctcccacaatatggcgctgggagagaagtaaacagcttctacccagctgcctctcaccaacttgacaagctgcaggagctgctcctgattggaggagagcggcgtgctcggcgtgtgggcagccgagttgggattggtggagaggactatataggaggagagagacggcatggtggtgtgggttggttggagagtgcgttggagagttcgcggggaagttcgttacttcgttctttctcatttctctctactcattcttgctttgggagtttgctgtttacttattcttactttactatagaaaggacttgtaaaaaaagggaacaacaagcgcccggtccggtgcggctcctccgcgtgcggaggagcagcaagtggtgccgtgactcggataggaaacctaggagggaaagaccgggaagaagtgggaaattactggagagagagactagcaaagagcctaggggaaggccggacggaaagagtgccggtgaaaagctagtcagaacctaggaaaaaagccgcgggggaagaaaattagaagctaggaaggaggtattaactgggaacgtctgggagactcagtcttccattacgctcactgctccaacatgtcacagacggtacagacaatggagttctttggctactctttgcccactggctacctcttcctcctcctgggcaccatcctctgtttctccctaaagatcatctatgggctaaatatggtttctctctctctctcttcctactccccacctcgtcgcagcttttcctctaagcaagggaaacgaggggggaggaaaattcatgcatttgtaagagcaatcgtagagacgtccccctggtttccacagcagtggaggcaggtgggacggaaaatgcgcgaggctggggaaccgatagaagtgctgaagctgtggcaactcgttgatcaggtgcttcagaaccccacggaagggatcgagttgttgcttaatgaggggagtgaaatgcaggaagaattatggcagggcagccaggcgagcaactattgtaacgaacaagtgagaagaaaatcaaagaaggatttagagagccaggaagcttatgggggggagaaggaagctgaggagggaacctcgcccccgagagagatgcctggccatacaaggctggcaaattcaaccataaaggatgaatcaccaccccggtatcgcccattggtactaccaaagtttcctcctgtaaagaaaagccccttttttccccatgagattgaagaagagtgggaggaagaaggagtgatggagggagtaggtatgcaggaggagctagaaaggccaagaaccgaaaacaagcaaaggggagctgtttatagaaaacctgcttgggagcagtaccaggaaccaggccaggtgtttcctgtaattcaggatccacagggaaacaggggatggacgcctcttgaccataaattacttaaagagttgcagcaatcagtacaattgtatgggccccatgcaagttacactcaggcaatccttgataacatcgggcagcaaggcctaatacctgaggattggagaaacttagtaaaggcggtattaggcgggggtgacttcctcttgtggctagctgcctataaagaatttgcgcgagaatattcaaagcagaactatcaaacagggaatcaagcatgggatgaggaaatgttaaatggagaagggcgatttgcctgtcccgatgagcaggcccgattaccaacagctgtcctcttacaggtgagagagatagcaagaagagcctggaaggtgatacccagaaaaggagaagtaagacacagcctaactaagatagtacagggccctaccgaaccttacgctgatttcgtgaaccgattaatggaagcagcaggaaacattttcgaaaccgtggaagaagcaatgcccttagtcaaaagattggcgtatgaacaggccaataaaacatgtcgggaagctcttagaccatggcagcataaggacatccctacctttttgaaaatctgtagggatgtcatggatgatgtagtttctggatcacatgctgcagtagcagtaacccgacaatttagacagaacatcaggggacgtatatgctttagatgtggtcgagaagggcatctaatgagggaatgtagggccagatttccagcccgagatcggcagggcatagagaactcgagaagaccaggcctttgcccacgctgtagaagaggaaatcattgggtcagtgaatgttactttaaaataaacagcgcaggcaatccccagaggatgccaaatgagccgggccccataagaagatcaggtgtatatggtcaacagcaaaaaaacggaatgtgggcccctgcaccccggggccaaaacaatcggtgggtgccacggtcccaaaaccaaatatttaccgcgcagagttacgagccaccgaatattcggtactgacacctcaaatggggccacaagccatagaggtgagggcagaagcaatttcagcggagcataacggacttggaataatcgtaggaaaagaaacaaatgctttgagaggcctaatggtcatcaccggagtcattcagttaccttttgataagctaaaagtgctaatacaatctacaaagggtattattcaaatcaaaccagaagaacctgtggctcaaatactaatcatgattggagcgcaggatgttaatggaccccaaggggagaaatttgcagccttgtccctgtctctagcagatcgacctctgtggaccttaaccattagaggaaagtcgattcagggcctgctagacacaggtgcggatgtaagtataatttcggaaaatgattggccgaagtcatggccccttcagccaggagataata
Above is a genomic segment from Oryctolagus cuniculus chromosome 6, mOryCun1.1, whole genome shotgun sequence containing:
- the MOS gene encoding proto-oncogene serine/threonine-protein kinase mos; this translates as MPSPLVLRRCLAASELSPSVDSRPCSSPSELPGKTGKLFLGATPPRAPRLPRRLAWCSIDWEQVCLLRRLGAGGFGSVYKATYRGVPVAIKQVNRCTKNLRASQRSFWAELNIARLRHDNIVRVVAASTRTPAGSNSLGTIIMEFGGDVTLHQVIYGAPGLAAEESEAPHHGTGEQLSLGKCLQYSLDVVNGLLFLHSQSIVHLDLKPANILISERDVCKIGDFGCSERLEDQRCCPPYHLGGTYTHRAPEILKGEAATPKADIYSFAITLWQMATKEVPYSGERQYVLYAVVAYNLRPSLCAAVFRDTVPGQRLGDIIESGWRASALQRPSADRLLVDLKSLTTEFT